A stretch of DNA from Melioribacteraceae bacterium 4301-Me:
ACAAAAATATTTTATCTTTATTTGTGTTGATAATTTTATCTGCACTCGCAGGAAATTTTATTGACAGCATCTTAGGTGCTACATTACAAAGTAAATTTTATTGTAATGTTTGTGGTAAAGAAACGGAGAAAAGAATACACTGTAATAATTATACTGAACACATTAGCGGTATAAAATGGCTTGACAACAATTTTATTAATTTTTTATCTGCATTAGTTAGTTGTATTATTTTTCTTACATCATATAAAATTTTTTTTGAATAGGATGAAAAAAAACATGGTCATCTTGTCGATTATTCTTTCTTTAATAGAATTATCGGCGACGTACGGTAATACACCAGATGTAGATAAATTTAATGAAGCTATGACTGCCTACAAGACGGGAGAGTTTTTAAAAGCATATAATTTATTTACTCAAATAAAAGTAGGTGAAATTAATGATAAAGTTATTCTCTCATCGTCTGAATTTTATGCTGCCGATTGTCTTTTCCAAATGAAAGAGTTAAATGGTGCTGCGCCTCGGTTTGAAAGTTTTTTATATAACTATCCAAATTCAAGTTTTAAGCAGGAAGCATTGTACAAGTTAGGTACAATTTACTATACCTTAAATGAATTTAGAAAATCTCGTGAACGTTTAATGACTTTAATAAATGATTATCCAAATAGTGAATATTACTATGAAGCAAATTATTGGATTGGAGAGGATTTTACAGCAGAGAAAAATTTTTTTGATGCAGAAGTCTTCTTAAAAAATGCAATTGCTGTGAAAAATAACAATAATCTTTTAAGGCATTCATTATTTGCATTGGCCTTTTTATATGAGAAACTCAGCAGATATGAAGATGCTGTAAAATATTATGATGACCTTTTGGCTTACTTTCGTGAAAGCGATTTAGCACCTATTTCCCAGCTTAGAATAGGTATCTGCTATTTTTATTTAAAAAAATATGATAATGCAGTTTTGGAATTATCCGACCCGTTAATTAAAAAATTAAATATCACACAACAGCTCGAGGCTAAGTACTTTTTAGCTAATTCTTTTGTTAGATTAAAAGAATACAATGAAGCTAAAAAAAATTACGATTCCTTGCTTAAAGATGTTGTTAAATTATCTATCGATACTGCAGAGTTCGCTTATTTATCTGAAAAGCAAATTAAATACGAATTAGCCTGGGTTAATTTCCAAGCAAGAAATTACAATGCAGCATTCGAATTATTTAATGAACTTTCCAACACATCACAAGATTCACTTGCAGCAAATGCACTATTTTGGTCTGCTGAATGTAAACGTTACTCTGGCGAAGTTTCAGAAGCATTAAAGATTTATGATTCCTTCTTGAAAAAATTCCCAAACAATCCCTTGACTGATAAAATTAAGTACTCTATTGCTGCCATTTATTACAATCAAAATGATATTAAGATGACTGAAGAACTATTGCATAAGTCATCAGAGATAAAAGATAAGCAAACACTTTTGAAGACCTTTGTTTTATTAGGTGAATCTAACTTAAATGAAGGTAATTTTGAAGAAGCTGAAAAGTATTTTTCTGATGTTTATCAATCAGCCGACGTGTCTGCAGAGTTGACAATGCGAGCTGAATTTGGACTTGCAGTCAGCAAATATTTTTTAAATGATTATAAAGGAGCCGTGACAATTTTAGAATCATTAAAGAAAAGAGCGCCAGATTTTGAATCGGACAAGGTAAATTTTTATTTAGCCGAAACATACTTTATGCTTAACAATTTCAGTAAAGCGCTAAAATTTTATATGTCGGTCAATACTTTAGACCCTCAAATTGAAAAGCAGGTTATTTATGGCAAGGCTTTTACTTATTTTAATATGAAGGACTATGCTAACGCTATTTATTATTTTAATTCTTATATAACTAAATATCCCACAGCGGAAAATGTAAAAAATGCTAAGTTGAAATTAGCAGACAGTTATTATGGAATAAAAAATTTCGAAAAGGCAAGTGAAATTTATCAACAGTTATTCAGTAGAGACAGACATTCCCTTGATAATGATTTTGCTTACTATCAATTTGCTCAATCACTTTATAAAGCGAATAAGACCAGCAATGCAATCAGTGAGTTCATTAATCTACAAAAAAGATTCCCCCGCTCTAAATATGCCGATGCTTCTCAATATGTGGTGGGATGGATTTATTTTCAGCAAAATGAATACAGAAAAGCAATTGATAATTATCTGTTGCTGATTGATAAGTATCCCAATTCGAATCTTATACCAATTGCTCTGTATTCTATTGGTGATTCCTATTTCAATTTAGAATTGTATGACACTGCAATTACATATTACAATAAAGTCTTGCAAAATTATTCTAATACAACTTATGTTTTTGATGCAGTAAATGGAATTCAATATTCTTACATTGCAAAAAACCAGCCGGAGAAAGCAATTGAGTTTATAGATAACTTCTTACAAGATTATCCAAATTCTACTTTTAGAGATCAAATTTTATTTAAGAAAGGAGATATTTATTATAGCATTGAGAATTTCAAAAAAGCAATTGAGTCTTATAATCAATTCATTCAAAGTTATCCAGAGAGTAAACTTGTCCCAAATGCTTACTATTGGATAGGTAAAAGTCAAGAAAATGTAAAGCTGTACGATGATGCGCTCAGCAGTTTTAAATATGTTATAAATAATTATTTGAAAAGTGAAGTTGGTGTTTCGGCTGTTATTGAATCTGTAAATATTTATTTGGATAAAAAAAGTTACCCTGAAGCTATAGAATTGCTTGCTGAGACTGAAGCAAAAATACCTAATTCTGAAAGGTTGCCTGAAATTCTTTATTTAAAAGGAATTGCTGAAGAAAAAAATAGTAATATAGCTGATGCCTATAATACTTTTAATCAAGTAATAACTTATTATGATGGGACTATTTTTGCTGCAAAGTCAAAATTAGAGCTCGGCATTTTAGAGTTGCAAAATGGCAACTTTGAGAATGCTGCGCTGCTTTTTAAGGATGTCAGCGAGAAAAGAAACGATGATATCGGTGCTGAGGCTCAATATTATTATGGTGTTTCTTTATTTAAACAAGATAAGATTACTGATGCAATAACAGCATTTGTGCGTGTTAGGTCTGTATTTTCTGCTTATGATGAATGGTTTACTAAGTCTTTATTGATGTTGGGCGATTGTTATGTTAAATTAAAGGATATAAAACAGGCAAGGGAGATGTATAAAGCCGTGTTAATTAGGCATAATACTGGTGAGTTAGCACAACAAGCAAGAGCAAAATTGAGAAGACTATGAAAAATTTTATCCTTGCATTAATTTTAGTTTCACCGTTATTTGTTTTTGCACAAGATAATAAATCTCAAAGCATAGAACTGCCGGATTTTGTTATTACTGGCGTTCAAACTGTAAATTTACCAATAGCAAAAAAGGAAAAAGCCTCTTTTGTACCAATACTATCAAAAGATTTTTTCCTGCCTCAATATTCACCTGAAGAGTTGCCTCTTGCTCAAGTTGAAAATCCGATTGATAAAAAAATAGATTTGTGGAAAAATCTAAATAGTTACAATGGTAATCTTTATTTTGGCCTGGGTGGATATACATTGCCAATAGGTAAATTTTTTTTAGGACAAAATTTTAACAATTATTTTTTTTCTTTAGATGTATTTGGTTCTAATACCAAAGATTACCTGCCATACAGCAGCTATAATGTTTCTGGTGCTACAATTAAAAACGAATTTTACATCAATACTACTTCTGCTTTTTTACCCGGATTACGAATTTACTTAAACGGAAATTTTTTAAGAGATAGCTACAATTTTTATGCGTCTAATAATCCTGCAGTAGAACGTAGAACGAATAACGGTAACATAGAATTAGGAATTAATAACTCGTTGAGCAGGTTCATTAATTATAATGCGAAAGTCTCAGCTAGTCAATTATTAATAAACGAAAACGGCTTTCGCGAAATAAAATTTAATAGCTTGGCTTCTTTTATTTTCAAATTCCCTTACATTAGTTTTGGTGCTACATTCGATTATCTCCAACAAAATGTTAAAAATGGATATAATAACAATGCTGACTATTATTTCTACAAAATCGAACCCAAATTAAAAATAAATACATTAGAAAACTTAATTATAAATACAGGCCTGAACTACTCATCTTCTAATAACAATAATTTTTTCTCTCCGTTTGGCAGCATTGAATTAACACTTAATAAAAATTTTTTAATGACTGCTTCTTTCTTGCCCCATGTCGAATTTAACACTCATAGAGAATTTATTGCATCCAATATTTACTATAACATTTCTAAATTAGATAACTTATTTACAAAATATAAAATTGATTTGAACACAGCTTTGAAATATCAGTACTACAAATACTTTGAGATTGGGTTTTCAGCGGCGTTTGAAAAAATTGATAATTATTTCTACTTTGAAGATAATATTGAGCAGGGTAAATTTAATATTAATAAGATAGATGACGTAACAATGTTTGGCTTGAAATTAGACCTTTTGTTTCATCCCGGTCCTTACGGTAAGTTTTATGGCGAGGCAGCATATCAAACCGTAGAAAATAATTCCAAACAAATTATACCGTACAAGCCATATTTTAATACTTCATTAAACTATTCTTACTCCTTTGCTTTTGGGTTAGATGTTGCAGCAAACTACAAGATGTCGTATAAGTATTACACTAATATCCAAAATACTGATGAAATACTTTTCTATCACAATATTTCTTTGACTGCCGCTTATAACATTTTCGAAAATTTGCAATTAAAGGCTACATTAGAAAATTTATTGAACAGAAAAAATTATCTTTGGAAAAACTATCAAGATAAACCATTTGACGTTATAATAGCGGTAGAATACAAATGGTAATCAAATTAAAATGACAAAAAAAGATTTACAGAACAAAATTGCAAGTTTGATTGGCGTTTCCAGCTCAGAAAAAGAATTAGCCTATGAGGTTTTTATTGATAAGGTGGTGGAATCTTTAACTCCCGGAATGACAATCAAAGTTTCTAACATCGGTTTTTTCCAACTTAAGCAAGAAAAACAATCATTAGATGAGAACTACAGCGAATTATCTATTGTTTATTCACCATACCCAAGCGATATTGACAAAGATGACAAAACCTTTTATTTAATATTAGATGTAAAAGCCAAGAAGAAAAATTTTTCTGAATTTGACTCAAATGTTTTTAGCATTGGAGTGGGAAAGCCATTAATTCCACTTTACGAGAAAAACAATTTTTCAGCAGAATCTGAAACCTCTTTCGTTTTATTGAAAAAGACCATTGAAGAAAAAGTAAATCAAATTATTTCGGAATCGGATGTGTTAGAAAATTTTAATATATGGGACGATTATATTGCTAATATTGAGAGTTCAGAAAATAGTGTTCATTCAGAGGAATTGAATTTACAAAATACGTTGAACGAACTAACCGAGGATATTAATTTTGATGACAGCGAAGAAAATCTAAATAAAATCATAAATTCTGATGAGATAAAATTAGAGTTTGAAAAGGAAGAAAAAGAAGGTGAGTCTAACAAGGTTGAACAAGACATCAGTATTGATTTTGGGGAAAAAATAGAATCAATAGATGCTGAAAAGGATGATGATGAGTTTGATGCTGATTTTAATCTAATTCATGATGAATTAAAATTTAGTGAAAGTCATGAAAATAATTTTAACAGTAAGCTTGATATTGATTCTTTAGTCCAAGATGATGCTTACCTTTCCACTGATGAGAAACAAAGGGAAGGCTTAGAAGGAGAAAACTTTAGTTTTACTTCTATAAAAAGCGATAAAGAAAATGTTGACTGGAATTGGGGCGATGAGTTAAAAGAAGAATTTGGACTGGGAGATAATGATAATTCTGAAACAACATTAAATGTTAATGATGACAAAGTCAGAGAGAATGATATTTTTTTAGAAGGGAGTGAATTGGATAATAATAAAAATGTTGACTTATTTGCACAACTTGATAATGAAATAAAACAAGAAAAAGAAGAGCAATTTGAGAGTGATGAAGAAATAATGGAAGTTTATTCTCATTCGGCAGATTATGAATTTGTAACCGATAAAAATTTTCAGCAAGAACAAAGAATTTCTTCTCATTTTACAGATGAAATTTCAAAGATTGTTGTGGGAGAAAATAAGGTTAACAGCAAGAATATCGAAGATGAAGAAGAAAAATATTTTACTAGAAATTTTATTCTCATTTTTTCCGGCTTTGTAATTATAGCTTCAATTATTATTTATCTTTTTATTATTCCTAATTCAAGTTCGAGTAAGAGAAGTAAAACTGAAAACGCAGCAAGTATACAAACTGAGCAAATTCCAGATAAGTCACAATCGGCTTTTAAGGTCTCAAAAACTCCCGAAGAAAATGTTAACGGGTCTGTTGAAAATATTAGTGGATTAAAACCAACAGTCAATGCTAATTCTCGAATTGAATCTGACAAATACAAAAGCAGCTCAGGAAAGAAAACGGGGACTGACATTAGAGTTAGTAACTTAATTTTCTTTGATGGCAGTAAATATAATGTACAAATCTCATCTTGGAGAAATATTGTTAAAGCCCAACAAGAAGTTTCAAAGCTAAAGAAGAGCGGATTAAATGCGTTTGTTATAGAAGCAAATCTGCCTGATAAAGGCGGCATGTGGTACCGAGTTAGAGTTGGTGGATTTAATTCCAAAGAAGAAGCGGAAAATTTTTTGAACAATAAAACTAAAAAATAAAAAGGGAGACGATGAATTTATTATCTATTTTAGTAAAAGGCGGCTGGGTTATGCTGCCCATCTTTTTATCTTCAATTATTGCTGTGGCTATTATAATTGAGCGCTACATTATATTGAAAAAAGCAAGTATAAATGTTCCATCTTTCCTTATTAAAATTAGGAACTTATTAAAGCGGGGTGACATTAAAGGCGCTATAGAATATTGCATGGAGGAAAAATCCCCAATGTCAAACATTGTCAAAAAGGGTTTGAAAAAATATAAATTTGGTCATCAGCGGGTAATGGAAGCTATAGAATCGGCTGGCAAACAAGAGATTAGTCGACTTGAAAGAGGTTTGCCGGTGTTAGCAACAATTTCTGGTGTGGCTCCTCTATTGGGTTTTTTAGGTACGGTTACTGGTATGATAAGTGCTTTTATGAAAATTCAAGACTTGCAAGGTTCTGCTAGTCCAAGTGACTTGGCTGGTGGTATTTGGGAAGCTCTTTTGACTACCGCTTTTGGCTTAATTGTGGGTATTATTGCACTAACTTTTTACAACTATTTTGTTTCCCGTGTTAATAAGCTTGTCATTGAAATGGAGTTAATATCAAATGACGTTGTTGATGTTTTGGAAGAATCATCTAAAAAAGAAATTACTGATGATAATTTAGAGATTGAATTGTAGGTGAGAAATGAAATTTGAAACATCAAACAAGCCATTAAGTATGTTTAGTTATTCTTCTCTTACAGATATTGTTATGTTATTATTAATATTTTTTCTTTTGACTTCTCAATTTGTGATAACTACAGGTGTTAAGGTAAAATTACCAGCTGCAAAAAACAACGAGCAAGCAGCACCATCTAAACTTGTGGTATCAATAAATGACCAAGGTAAAGTTTTTTTAGGCTCTGATGAAATAACAACTGATTTACTGCCTGCTAAACTTGAATCTATAAAAAATAAAACTGGGGAAAATAATCTTATTATAAGGGCGGATAAGTCTGCAAGTATCGATATAGTAATTAAAGTTATTGACGCTGGCAAAGGAGTTGGAATAGATAAATTTACAATAGAGACCGAAAAACAAAATTACTGAACGATATTACATTTATGTTTAAGAAGAACACACAAAATATCTCTTATTTAATTTCGTTTGGTTTTCATTTAGCTCTTCTATTGATTTTTATGGCAATTAACTTTTCTACACAAACTGAGAATACAGAATATATAACAGTTGGTTTTGGGAGTTTTGGCAATCCTGGGCTTTCAGGTGCAGCAGGTAAAAGTGCCCAACAAAGAGATGAAGTAGCAGAAATTGAAAAACAAAAGGTTCAGACTGACAAAGAAGAAAAAAAGGTAGAATTACCTAAAACTGTAAATTTTGATCAGCAAAATCCCATCCCTGCTGCATCAAATAAAAAAGAAAAGGAAGAAAAAACAGCTATCGAAAAGGTTAAACCACTTAAAAAAACAGAATCTGAAAGCAGAGGAGAGGAATTTGCCGGCAGCAGGTTTGGAAGTTTTGGTTTCCAGATTGATTTTGGGGGCAAAGGCATAAGAAAAATTTATAGCTATATATTGCCTCAATATCCTGAGGGAGTTTCAAAAGAAATTGATGTTAAATTAAAATTCACTATTATGCCAGATGGTACAGTGGGGAAGATATTTCCTTTAATAAAGGCTGATGCAAAATTAGAAATGGCGGCTATTAATTCTTTAAGACAATGGAGATTTGAGCCGCTGCCTCCAAATGCTAAACAAATTGAACAAAGTGTGGTTATTACTTTCCCTTATCGTTTAAAGTAGCTTTATCCCTGCCGTAATATGATTTATAAAAAAAATACTCTAAAATTGACAACATAGTTAACGAAATTGTATCAGCATCAAAGTAAATTCCAAAGCCTTTTGCATCAAAAAATATTTTAACTATCATAGTAATAATTGACCAACCGACTGAGAACAATACAATAATTAAACCTACATTTATAAATGCTGTACTAAGAGATTCCTCTTGCCATTTTTTTGTGAATATTATTAAAATGAAAATTAAATGAGCTGCAAAGATTAATGCGATTATCATGTTGATTTTGTTAGGTGTAATTAATTCTTGAATTTATTATCTGTGCACTAGTCATCCCGCCAATAGCTCCAAATATTGTATTGATAATGAAATTATTAACGATTACCGATAAAGTATAAAGCCACGAAAAACCATAGACCAAAATTTCTTCTCTAACCTTTTGGAATAAGTTAAGAACTTGCTCTTTCAAATTGTTGTCTATTGGAAAGTTATTTACTAATCTTTGCAGCTCTGGGAATGCAGCAATTAAGTCATTGTTCTTAGTAATCATTGTTATTGTTAAATCAAAAATGGAGCCGAAGATTGCAGCATATATTCCTGTTAATAGACCAATAATTAAAGCTTTTTTAAGTGGGACCTTGTCACTTAATTTATTTGCCTTTCTATCTAAAACTATTGCAATAAATGATGCAACTGGTAAAATAAGGCAGCAAGAAAAGCTTTTCGCAATTGGGACAATTTGTAAGACTCCTGCGCCGAACCCACAAACGAAAGAACTAATGTACTTTTTCAATTCTTATCCTTCTATTTTCAGAGATAAGTTCAGTTAAGCTTTGGTAAAAATATAAAAAAACAATTGAACCTAAAAGAAAGCCACTTGTAAATGCAATTAACTTTGAATAAGGATAAATTCCTACTGTGGTGAGTGTGACATCAATTATAGCTGGTGCTGCGCTTATTATAAAAATTTTTATTTTTAGTTGAATGTTAATCTCTTTAAATAAATTGTATAACGACATAATTAAAAAGCCTAAGTATATTCCCAAACATCTTGAGCAAACAAGTGTTTCGGTGTTGTAAATTACTAAAAGCTTATTATGCTGCTGATGACAAACAAGTGAAAATGCTTTTTTGAAAAAAGGGATGAAATTAATAAGGTACGGCAGTTTTGAGGCAATTAATTCGATGAAAATTAGTGAAGTCCAAAATAAAATTGAAAGAAATATTAATATTCTGAAATGTAGCTTCATGAATTTTATTTGGATTGAGTGTATATAAGAATTTTTTTAGTTGTCAATATATACAATTTGGAATTCATAAATGCTGTGGCAATTATTTCAGAATCAACTGGTGTAATAAATTTTATTTTTTTGAAGGTATCGTCAACTGTGTTAATGCTTTTTGCATAAACTTCTTTGTGTGAATTAATAAACATCATGTCAGTATATATAGAAATATTTTCTGGTTCAAAACTTAGTTCATTTTTAGAGATTCCATTACCAAATTGATCAAATTGAACTAAGTTTGAGTTGTCTATTACCCAAATATTGTTTTTGCTGTCTATTGAAAATCTTTTTGGATTAGTTAAAATGAAACTGCCAGAATCATAACTTCCAATCGAAAGCCTGAAGTTTCCGTTTAGGTCATATTTGATAATTCTATTATTGTCCGAATCTAAAATGTAAAAATCCCCTTGAGAAGAAGTGGCGACACAAGTAGGGAATGCAAAAACATAATCTTGGGGATTCAAACTGCTGCTTTTAAATTCTGATAAAAAATTTAGGTCCTTATCAAAAATTTGAATGCGGTTATTATTTTTATCACACACATAAACATTAAGTGAATTGGCATATAAATATACGGGATTATCAAACTCGGCTTGTGACCACCCGTATCCACCAATAAAATGAATAACTTTGCCCAATGTATCTAACTTTGTAATTTCATTTGTCTGTGAATCAGCAATAAATATGAATCCTGAAGTGTTGATTGAAAAAGAGCTTGCAGAGTAAAATTTACCGATTTCACCTGTAAGAATGTATGTTTGTGCATAAATTAGATTAGCATTAGCTATTATAACTATAATAACAGTCAATATGAATTTCATAATTAATTAAAAAAAAGAACTAAATAACCGATAATTTATTAGTTAATGGAAAATGTACCTATTAATTAAAAATATTGGCAAAATTATTGTATTAATTTATTAATTTACATTAGCTTATAAAAGCAAGATGTTAAAAATAATTTGAGGCAGTAATGCAGAAGATACTTTTAATAAGTCTAATAATTGTTTTTATAATGGGTTCTTGCAAGTTAAAAGAAGACAATACAGCCAACCCAACAGAAAACACGAGTAACTCTACAATTTCTAGTATAACTGTAACTGCCCCAAATGGAGGAGAAATTATTCAAGAGGGCTCATCATATAATATAACATGGACTGCCAAAACTTCCTCTCTGTTAAGAATAGCATTTTCATACGATAATGGTTCGACCTGGTTACTAATTGCAGATAGTTTGACTAATACAGGTACTTTTAGTTGGTTTCCAGTACCAAATCATATTTCAAATCAATGCTTAGTTCGTGTTTCTACTGTTGATGGTTCAGCAAGTGATGTAAGCGATAAAGTTTTTTCTATTATTAGAAATTCTAATGAAAGTTTAAGGATTATTTCGCCCAATGGTGGTGAATCTTGGGAGGCGGGCACTGAAAAAGAAATTAAGTGGTTTAGTTCAGGAATTGATTCTGTTAAAATTGAGTATACTACAAATAATGGAAACACGTGGAATTTAATAGCTATCGATAAAAACAATACAGGCATTTATTATTGGAAGACTGTCCCCAACACACCATCTACTTTGGCAAAAGTAAGAATTTCGGATGCTAAGGACGGCGAGCCTTCAACTGAAAGTTCGAGTACTTTTAATATTCTACCTGAGCCAATTATAAAAGTTATTTCACCAAATGGTGGAGAGCAATGGATTTCAGGTATTAATAGAACAATTCAATGGTCTTCTGAAAATATAGAAAATGTAAAAATTTCTTATACAATAAATAATGGTTACAGCTGGAATGTTATAACCGCTTCAACTCCAAGTGTAGGCTTTTATGAATGGAAAAACATACCGAACCAAAATTCAAAAAACTGCAAGATTAAAATTGAAGATGCTCTTGATGGTGAACCCTTTGATGTTTCCGATAATACTTTTACGATTACGAGTGATGTTTCAATTGAAGTTATAAGTCCA
This window harbors:
- a CDS encoding TonB family protein produces the protein MFKKNTQNISYLISFGFHLALLLIFMAINFSTQTENTEYITVGFGSFGNPGLSGAAGKSAQQRDEVAEIEKQKVQTDKEEKKVELPKTVNFDQQNPIPAASNKKEKEEKTAIEKVKPLKKTESESRGEEFAGSRFGSFGFQIDFGGKGIRKIYSYILPQYPEGVSKEIDVKLKFTIMPDGTVGKIFPLIKADAKLEMAAINSLRQWRFEPLPPNAKQIEQSVVITFPYRLK
- a CDS encoding tetratricopeptide repeat protein encodes the protein MVILSIILSLIELSATYGNTPDVDKFNEAMTAYKTGEFLKAYNLFTQIKVGEINDKVILSSSEFYAADCLFQMKELNGAAPRFESFLYNYPNSSFKQEALYKLGTIYYTLNEFRKSRERLMTLINDYPNSEYYYEANYWIGEDFTAEKNFFDAEVFLKNAIAVKNNNNLLRHSLFALAFLYEKLSRYEDAVKYYDDLLAYFRESDLAPISQLRIGICYFYLKKYDNAVLELSDPLIKKLNITQQLEAKYFLANSFVRLKEYNEAKKNYDSLLKDVVKLSIDTAEFAYLSEKQIKYELAWVNFQARNYNAAFELFNELSNTSQDSLAANALFWSAECKRYSGEVSEALKIYDSFLKKFPNNPLTDKIKYSIAAIYYNQNDIKMTEELLHKSSEIKDKQTLLKTFVLLGESNLNEGNFEEAEKYFSDVYQSADVSAELTMRAEFGLAVSKYFLNDYKGAVTILESLKKRAPDFESDKVNFYLAETYFMLNNFSKALKFYMSVNTLDPQIEKQVIYGKAFTYFNMKDYANAIYYFNSYITKYPTAENVKNAKLKLADSYYGIKNFEKASEIYQQLFSRDRHSLDNDFAYYQFAQSLYKANKTSNAISEFINLQKRFPRSKYADASQYVVGWIYFQQNEYRKAIDNYLLLIDKYPNSNLIPIALYSIGDSYFNLELYDTAITYYNKVLQNYSNTTYVFDAVNGIQYSYIAKNQPEKAIEFIDNFLQDYPNSTFRDQILFKKGDIYYSIENFKKAIESYNQFIQSYPESKLVPNAYYWIGKSQENVKLYDDALSSFKYVINNYLKSEVGVSAVIESVNIYLDKKSYPEAIELLAETEAKIPNSERLPEILYLKGIAEEKNSNIADAYNTFNQVITYYDGTIFAAKSKLELGILELQNGNFENAALLFKDVSEKRNDDIGAEAQYYYGVSLFKQDKITDAITAFVRVRSVFSAYDEWFTKSLLMLGDCYVKLKDIKQAREMYKAVLIRHNTGELAQQARAKLRRL
- a CDS encoding SPOR domain-containing protein produces the protein MTKKDLQNKIASLIGVSSSEKELAYEVFIDKVVESLTPGMTIKVSNIGFFQLKQEKQSLDENYSELSIVYSPYPSDIDKDDKTFYLILDVKAKKKNFSEFDSNVFSIGVGKPLIPLYEKNNFSAESETSFVLLKKTIEEKVNQIISESDVLENFNIWDDYIANIESSENSVHSEELNLQNTLNELTEDINFDDSEENLNKIINSDEIKLEFEKEEKEGESNKVEQDISIDFGEKIESIDAEKDDDEFDADFNLIHDELKFSESHENNFNSKLDIDSLVQDDAYLSTDEKQREGLEGENFSFTSIKSDKENVDWNWGDELKEEFGLGDNDNSETTLNVNDDKVRENDIFLEGSELDNNKNVDLFAQLDNEIKQEKEEQFESDEEIMEVYSHSADYEFVTDKNFQQEQRISSHFTDEISKIVVGENKVNSKNIEDEEEKYFTRNFILIFSGFVIIASIIIYLFIIPNSSSSKRSKTENAASIQTEQIPDKSQSAFKVSKTPEENVNGSVENISGLKPTVNANSRIESDKYKSSSGKKTGTDIRVSNLIFFDGSKYNVQISSWRNIVKAQQEVSKLKKSGLNAFVIEANLPDKGGMWYRVRVGGFNSKEEAENFLNNKTKK
- a CDS encoding MotA/TolQ/ExbB proton channel family protein → MNLLSILVKGGWVMLPIFLSSIIAVAIIIERYIILKKASINVPSFLIKIRNLLKRGDIKGAIEYCMEEKSPMSNIVKKGLKKYKFGHQRVMEAIESAGKQEISRLERGLPVLATISGVAPLLGFLGTVTGMISAFMKIQDLQGSASPSDLAGGIWEALLTTAFGLIVGIIALTFYNYFVSRVNKLVIEMELISNDVVDVLEESSKKEITDDNLEIEL
- a CDS encoding ExbD/TolR family protein, which codes for MKFETSNKPLSMFSYSSLTDIVMLLLIFFLLTSQFVITTGVKVKLPAAKNNEQAAPSKLVVSINDQGKVFLGSDEITTDLLPAKLESIKNKTGENNLIIRADKSASIDIVIKVIDAGKGVGIDKFTIETEKQNY
- a CDS encoding NHL repeat-containing protein, producing the protein MKFILTVIIVIIANANLIYAQTYILTGEIGKFYSASSFSINTSGFIFIADSQTNEITKLDTLGKVIHFIGGYGWSQAEFDNPVYLYANSLNVYVCDKNNNRIQIFDKDLNFLSEFKSSSLNPQDYVFAFPTCVATSSQGDFYILDSDNNRIIKYDLNGNFRLSIGSYDSGSFILTNPKRFSIDSKNNIWVIDNSNLVQFDQFGNGISKNELSFEPENISIYTDMMFINSHKEVYAKSINTVDDTFKKIKFITPVDSEIIATAFMNSKLYILTTKKILIYTQSK
- a CDS encoding DUF2085 domain-containing protein is translated as MKLHFRILIFLSILFWTSLIFIELIASKLPYLINFIPFFKKAFSLVCHQQHNKLLVIYNTETLVCSRCLGIYLGFLIMSLYNLFKEINIQLKIKIFIISAAPAIIDVTLTTVGIYPYSKLIAFTSGFLLGSIVFLYFYQSLTELISENRRIRIEKVH